One Phaseolus vulgaris cultivar G19833 chromosome 2, P. vulgaris v2.0, whole genome shotgun sequence DNA window includes the following coding sequences:
- the LOC137812037 gene encoding E3 ubiquitin-protein ligase RMA1H1-like produces MAFEHCVSQQWKTIPSPVTVTENFDGCFDCNICLDFAHEPIVTLCGHLYCWPCIYKWLHVQSASLAPDEHPQCPVCKEDICHTTMVPLYGRGQAIAHSDRDVKASYRGVFIPPRPPALGTQSLVPTSSQSGQQLPYRNPYQSQHSNPPLYQEEDESSSQMLLSPGAMAPGFPHLVVGMFGEMFYTRVFGNSENVYTYPNSYHLAGSNSLRLRRQEMQVNKSLNRISIFLFCCFLLCLIVF; encoded by the coding sequence ATGGCCTTTGAGCACTGCGTTTCGCAGCAATGGAAAACCATCCCAAGCCCCGTGACTGTGACAGAAAATTTTGATGGGTGTTTTGATTGCAATATCTGCTTAGATTTTGCACATGAACCAATTGTTACCCTCTGTGGTCACCTATACTGCTGGCCTTGCATCTACAAGTGGCTCCATGTCCAAAGTGCTTCTCTTGCACCTGATGAGCACCCACAATGCCCTGTTTGCAAGGAAGATATATGCCACACCACAATGGTTCCTCTCTATGGCCGTGGCCAGGCCATAGCTCATAGTGACCGTGATGTGAAGGCTTCCTATAGAGGTGTTTTCATTCCACCAAGACCACCTGCTTTGGGTACTCAATCTCTCGTGCCAACATCATCTCAAAGTGGTCAGCAACTTCCATATCGTAATCCTTATCAGAGTCAGCATTCCAACCCTCCTTTATACCAAGAAGAGGATGAATCATCATCACAAATGCttctcagtcctggtgcaatgGCACCGGGGTTCCCCCACCTCGTGGTTGGGATGTTTGGAGAGATGTTTTATACCCGAGTCTTTGGCAACTCAGAAAATGTATACACTTACCCAAATTCTTATCACCTGGCAGGAAGTAACAGCCTCAGGTTGAGAAGGCAAGAGATGCAGGTAAACAAATCACTGAATAGAATTTCAATTTTTCTCTTCTGTTGCTTCCTTCTATGTCTCATCGTCTTCTAA
- the LOC137812033 gene encoding heat stress transcription factor B-2a-like has translation MVDKNVLELNLGLGHNNFGGDAHVGQSPRQRCPPPFLLKTYDLLEEGEGEDITKIVSWNAEGTSFVVWSPAEFSELTLPRYFKHNNFSSFIRQLNTYGFKKMSSKRWEFKHEKFQRGCRQMLGEITRKKCEPSVFPAYLKSSSEENASSSTEENNQQLLMEENKNLKKERLELQMQIDECKALEMKLLACLSQFMDTHQTKLRKLC, from the exons ATGGTTGATAAGAATGTGTTAGAGCTGAACCTTGGTTTAGGTCACAACAACTTTGGTGGTGATGCACATGTAGGGCAGTCACCAAGGCAGAGGTGCCCACCACCATTTCTGTTGAAGACCTATGATTTGTTGGAGGAAGGTGAAGGTGAAGATATCACCAAAATTGTGTCTTGGAATGCAGAAGGAACTTCCTTTGTTGTGTGGTCTCCTGCTGAATTCTCTGAGCTCACCTTGCCTAGATACTTCAAGCACAACAACTTCTCTAGCTTCATTCGCCAATTGAACACATAT GGATTTAAGAAAATGTCATCGAAAAGATGGGAATTCAAGCACGAGAAATTTCAGAGGGGTTGCAGGCAGATGCTAGGTGAAATCACAAGGAAAAAGTGCGAGCCAAGTGTTTTTCCTGCATACCTCAAGTCTTCTTCTGAGGAAAATGCATCGAGTTCTACAGAAGAAAACAATCAGCAACTACTTATGGAGGAGAACAAGAACCTTAAGAAGGAGAGATTAGAGCTTCAAATGCAGATTGATGAATGCAAAGCACTTGAAATGAAGTTGTTGGCATGCCTCTCTCAGTTTATGGATACCCACCAAACTAAACTTAGGAAACTCTGTTAA
- the LOC137812032 gene encoding uncharacterized protein → MQLSSNVLVPLIKTPKSHFNFKLRSCFNPDSNSFQADTLKTLEWSSVCKQLSPFTSTSMASAAALNARLPVGRTPAHSQKLLDQTSAARLLAQPLDFSAIHDLTDILRVATSGQLLTTRELCTVRRTLAAARELFDSLKRFASASNHPQRYLPLLEILQNCNFLAGLESKIEFCIDCTLSIILDRASEDLEIIRSERKRNTEILDSMLKEVASQIFQAGGIDRPLITKRRSRMCVGIRASHRYLLPGGVVLNVSSSGATYFMEPKDAIDLNNLEVRLSSSEKAEESAILSMLASEIANSESDISNLLDKIMEIDLAFARAAYAQWMNGVCPIFRLDCFEGCDSNVDSDILDPQEDDSLNVNIVGIQHPLLLESSLEIISDNLALRSGNAVKFGDGNGEMATKYTSHSISDFPVPVDFKIGRGTRVVVISGPNTGGKTASMKTLGLASLMSKAGMYLPAKNNPKLPWFDLILADIGDHQSLEQNLSTFSGHISRICKILEVATTQSLVLIDEIGGGTDPSEGVALSATILQYLKDRVNLAVVTTHYADLSSLKEKDTCFDNAAMEFSLETLQPTYRILWGCTGDSNALSIAQSIGFDRNIIDRAQEWVEKFKPEQQQERRGMLYQSLLEERNRLKVQAGKAASIHAEIMSVYNEIHGEAEDLDRREKELILKETQQVQQELVDAKSQMESLIQKFEKQLRNSGRDKLNSLIKETESAIASIVKAHTLADHFNEADQTSYTPQIGEQVRVKGLGGKLATVVESLGDDETILVQYGKVKVRVKRSNIVAIPSNAKNVVTSSSIHQGRQSRRNGEYRVNVDNKSDDDISYGPVVQTSKNTVDLRGMRVEEASIHLEMTINSSRPYSVLFVIHGTGTGAVKECALEILQNHPRITNHEPESPMNYGCTIAYVK, encoded by the exons ATGCAACTCAGCAGCAACGTGTTGGTTCCGTTGATTAAAACCCCAAAATCCCATTTCAATTTCAAACTCCGTTCCTGTTTCAATCCCGACTCCAACTCATTCCAGGCCGACACCCTCAAGACGCTCGAATGGAGCTCCGTTTGCAAGCAGCTCTCGCCGTTCACCTCCACCTCCATGGCCTCCGCCGCCGCCCTCAACGCCCGCTTGCCCGTCGGCCGCACCCCCGCCCACAGCCAGAAACTTCTCGATCAGACTTCCGCCGCCAGACTCCTCGCCCAGCCGCTCGACTTCTCCGCCATCCACGACTTGACGGACATTCTCCGCGTCGCCACTTCCGGTCAATTGCTAACCACCCGAGAGCTTTGCACCGTTCGCCGCACGCTGGCCGCCGCCAGGGAATTATTTGATAGTTTGAAACGCTTCGCTTCCGCTTCTAATCATCCTCAAAG GTACTTGCCCCTACTCGAAATACTGCAAAATTGTAATTTCCTTGCGGGCTTGGAGAGTAAAATAGAATTTTGCATAGATTGCACTCTTTCAATAATTCTTGATAGAGCAAGTGAAGATCTGGAGATTATCAGATCAGAAAGAAAGAGGAACACAGAAATTTTGGATTCTATGTTGAAGGAAGTAGCCTCCCAAATTTTTCAGGCTGGAGGAATTGACAGACCATTAATAACTAAGCGTCGATCTAGAATGTGTGTGGGCATTAGGGCATCCCATAGATATCTGCTTCCAGGTGGTGTAGTTCTGAATGTCAGCAGCTCTGGAGCAACTTACTTTATGGAACCCAAAGATGCAATAGATCTGAACAACTTGGAAGTTAGACTTTCAAGCTCCGAGAAGGCTGAGGAAAGTGCAATTTTGAGCATGCTTGCATCTGAAATAGCAAATTCAGAATCAGATATAAGCAATTTATTGGATAAAATTATGGAGATTGATCTTGCTTTTGCAAGAGCTGCATATGCTCAATGGATGAATGGGGTATGTCCCATTTTCAGACTTGATTGTTTTGAAGGTTGTGATTCCAATGTAGACAGTGATATTTTGGACCCACAAGAGGATGACAGTTTAAACGTAAACATTGTTGGTATACAACATCCATTGCTCCTAGAGTCCTCTCTTGAGATCATTTCAGATAATCTTGCACTAAGATCTGGAAATGCTGTTAAGTTTGGTGATGGAAATGGAGAAATGGCTACTAAATATACGTCACATAGCATATCTGACTTCCCCGTGCCAGTTGACTTTAAAATTGGACGTGGGACCAGGGTGGTGGTGATCTCAGGGCCTAACACTGGAGGGAAAACTGCTTCCATGAAAACATTGGGCCTGGCATCACTTATGTCAAAGGCTGGAATGTATTTGCCTGCCAAGAACAATCCAAAACTTCCTTGGTTTGATCTTATTCTTGCAGATATTGGAGATCACCAG TCCCTTGAACAAAATCTCTCAACTTTTAGTGGGCACATATCACGTATTTGTAAGATTTTGGAAGTGGCCACAACACAATCACTTGTTCTCATTGATGAAATCGGTGGTGGGACTGATCCTTCAGAAGGGGTTGCACTTTCTGCCACTATCTTACAATATTTGAAGGATCGTGTGAACTTGGCTGTTGTTACCACTCATTATGCTGATCTAAGTAGTCTGAAGGAAAAGGATACCTGTTTTGACAATGCAGCAATGGAATTTTCTCTTGAAACATTACAACCAACTTATAGAATTCTCTGGGGGTGTACTGGTGATTCAAATGCATTAAGCATAGCACAATCTATTGGCTTTGATAGAAATATAATTGATAGGGCACAAGAATGGGTAGAGAAGTTTAAACCAGAACAGCAGCAAGAGCGGAGAGGAATGCTTTATCAGTCCTTACTGGAGGAAAGAAATCGATTAAAGGTCCAGGCTGGAAAGGCTGCGTCCATTCATGCAGAAATTATGAGCGTGTACAATGAG ATCCATGGGGAGGCAGAAGACCTCGATAGACGAGAAAAGGAACTTATCTTAAAGGAAACCCAACAGGTCCAACAAGAGCTTGTGGATGCAAAATCTCAGATGGAATCTTTGATACAGAAATTTGAGAAGCAACTCAGAAATTCTGGTCGTGATAAACTCAATTCACTTATTAAAGAAACTGAATCTGCCATTGCCTCCATTGTAAAAGCTCACACTCTTGCGGATCATTTCAATGAAGCTGATCAAACATCATATACTCCACAAATTGGAGAGCAAGTCCGTGTCAAGGGATTGGGGGGTAAATTGGCCACAGTGGTAGAATCACTTGGGGATGATGAAACAATCCTGGTACAGTATGGTAAAGTGAAAGTCCGTGTAAAGAGAAGTAACATCGTAGCTATTCCTTCTAATGCAAAGAATGTTGTAACTAGTTCTTCCATACACCAGGGGAGACAG AGTCGGCGGAATGGAGAATACAGGGTTAATGTAGACAACAAAAGCGACGATGATATTTCCTATGGTCCAGTGGTGCAAACATCTAAGAATACAGTGGATCTAAGAGGTATGCGAGTAGAAGAAGCTTCTATACACCTTGAGATGACAATTAATTCCAGTCGACCATATTCTGTTCTCTTTGTCATACATGGGACTGGAACTGGTGCTGTTAAGGAGTGTGCACTTGAGATTCTGCAAAATCACCCACGTATCACTAATCATGAACCAGAAAGTCCAATGAATTATGGTTGTACCATTGCTTATGTCAAGTGA
- the LOC137812035 gene encoding vesicle-fusing ATPase, translated as MASLFGSSSSAPFKMRVTNTPSTDLVLTNLAFCSPSDLRNFAVPGHKNLYLATIADSFVLSLSAHDSIGNGQIGLNSIQRRCAKVSAGDSVQLTLFVPPDDFNLALLTIDLEFVKKGNKSEQIDAVLLAKQLRKRFLNQVMTAGQKVLFEYHGNNYSFTVSQAAVEGQQKSNSLERGLISDDTYIVFETSRDSGIKIVNQREGATSNIFKQKEFNLQSLGIGGLSAEFADIFRRAFASRVFPPHVTSKLGIKHVKGMLLYGPPGTGKTLMARQIGKILNGKEPKIVNGPEVLSKFVGETEKNVRDLFADAEQDQRTRGDESDLHVIIFDEIDAICKSRGSTRDGTGVHDSIVNQLLTKIDGVESLNNVLLIGMTNRKDMLDEALLRPGRLEVQVEISLPDENGRLQILQIHTNKMKENSFLAPDVNLQELAARTKNYSGAELEGVVKSAVSYALNRQLSLDDLTKQVDEENIKVTMDDFLNALHEVIPAFGASTDDLERCRLHGMVDCGDRHKHIYQRSMLLVEQVKVSKGSPLVTCLLEGSRGSGKTALAATVGIDSDFPYVKIVSAETMIGLHESTKCAQIIKVFEDAYRSPLSVIVLDDIERLLEYVAIGPRFSNLISQTLLVLLKRLPPKGKKLMVVGTTSELDFLDSIGFCDTFSVTYHVPTLNTKDAKNVLEQLNVFSDEDIDSAAEALNDMPIRKLYMLIEMAAQGEQGGSAEAIYSGKEKINISHFYDCLQDVVRL; from the exons ATGGCGAGTCTGTTTGGCTCATCGTCTTCCGCTCCGTTCAAGATGAGAGTCACCAACACGCCCTCCACCGACCTCGTTCTCACCAACCTCGCCTTCTGTTCCCCCTCCGATCTTCGCAACTTCGCCGTTCCCGGTCACAAAAACCTCTACCTCGCCACCATCGCCGATTCCTTCGTCCTATCTCTCTC TGCTCATGACAGCATAGGCAACGGCCAGATTGGGTTGAACTCCATTCAACGGCGGTGTGCCAAAGTTTCTGCTGGTGATTCCGTACAATTGACCCT ATTTGTGCCTCCCGATGACTTCAACCTCGCACTGTTGACCATTGATTTGGAATTTGTTAAAAAGGGGAATAAGAGTGAGCAG ATTGATGCTGTTCTACTGGCTAAGCAACTTCGGAAGAGATTTTTAAACCAG GTTATGACTGCGGGGCAAAAAGTGTTATTTGAGTACCATGGAAATAACTATAGCTTTACTGTCAGTCAAGCTGCAGTTGAAGGCCAACAAAAGTCCAATTCTCTTGAAAGAGGGTTGATTTCTGATGACACATACATTGTTTTTGAGACATCACGTGATAGTGGAATTAAG ATTGTCAATCAACGGGAGGGTGCAACTAGCAACATTTTCAAGCAGAAAGAATTTAACCTTCAGTCACTGGGTATTGGTGGTTTGAGTGCAGAATTTGCTGATATATTTCGAAGAGCTTTTGCCTCTCGTGTTTTCCCTCCTCATGTGACATCTAA ATTAGGAATCAAGCATGTAAAGGGCATGCTTCTTTATGGGCCTCCTGGAACTGGAAAGACACTTATGGCACGTCAAATTGGAAAAATTTTGAATGGGAAGGAACCAAAG ATTGTAAATGGCCCTGAAGTTTTGAGCAAATTTGTTGGTGAGACTGAAAAGAATGTGAGAGACCTTTTTGCTGATGCTGAACAGGATCAGAGGACCCGAG GGGATGAAAGTGATTTGCATGTTATAATCTTTGATGAAATTGATGCTATTTGTAAG TCAAGGGGTTCAACTCGGGATGGTACTGGAGTTCATGACAGCATTGTAAATCAGCTTCTTACTAAG ATAGATGGTGTGGAGTCACTCAATAATGTTTTGCTTATTGGAATGACTAACAGAAAGGATATGCTTGATGAAGCTCTCTTAAG ACCCGGGAGATTAGAAGTGCAGGTTGAGATAAGCCTTCCTGATGAGAATGGTCGATTGCAAATTCTTCAAATTCACACTAACAAAATGAAAGAGAATTCTTTTCTAGCTCCTGATGTGAACCTTCAAGAGCTTG CTGCTCGAACAAAAAACTACAGTGGTGCAGAACTTGAAGGTGTTGTGAAAAGTGCCGTGTCATATGCTTTAAATAGACAATTGAGTCTGGATGATCTCACTAAGCAAGTGGATGAAGAGAACATTAAGGTTACAATGGATGACTTTCTGAATGCACTCCATGAAGTTATTCCGGCATTTGGTGCTTCAACTGATGATCTTGAAAGATGCAG ACTCCATGGCATGGTGGACTGTGGTGATCGACATAAGCACATTTATCAAAGATCAATGTTACTTGTGGAGCAAGTTAAAGTGAGTAAAGGAAGCCCACTTGTCACTTGTCTCCTGGAAGGATCCCGTGGCAG TGGTAAAACTGCACTAGCAGCTACTGTTGGTATTGACAGCGATTTCCCATATGTCAAGATA GTTTCAGCAGAAACAATGATTGGTCTACATGAGAGCACCAAATGTGCACAGATTATTAAG GTTTTTGAGGATGCATACAGGTCACCGTTGAGTGTCATAGTTCTTGATGACATTGAGAG ATTATTAGAGTATGTGGCCATTGGTCCTCGTTTTTCAAACTTGATTTCTCAGACACTACTGGTTCTGCTCAAACGGCTTCCTCCAAAG GGGAAAAAACTCATGGTTGTTGGCACAACAAGTGAACTGGATTTCTTAGACTCAATTGGATTTTGTGATACCTTCTCTGTTACTTACCACGTTCCTACATTGAACACAAAGGATGCAAAGAAT GTCCTTGAACAGTTGAATGTGTTCTCTGATGAAGATATTGATTCTGCTGCAGAGGCATTGAATGAT ATGCCTATCAGGAAGCTATACATGTTGATTGAAATGGCAGCGCAAGGGGAGCAAGGTGGATCTGCAGAGGCCATCTATTCTGGCAAAGAGAAGATTAATATCTCTCATTTCTATGATTGCCTCCAGGATGTTGTTAGATTATAA
- the LOC137812031 gene encoding stress-related protein-like: protein MRCPAVFVAVSKERTSIRAVEESVKSVIGPIYDKFHLVPDELLRIADRSISPVQQSPAPARTTAADIARAAYSKCKPLAKEAYARFEAKVEQCAETAWQRLFPPAPKVACWKEKYNEKVVTAAKERCRVSALIPPERIARMLSHE, encoded by the coding sequence ATGCGCTGCCCCGCCGTCTTCGTCGCCGTCTCCAAGGAACGCACCAGCATCCGCGCCGTTGAGGAATCCGTCAAGAGCGTCATCGGTCCCATATACGACAAGTTCCACCTCGTTCCCGACGAGCTCCTCCGCATCGCCGACCGCTCCATCTCCCCCGTGCAGCAGTCTCCCGCGCCCGCCCGGACCACCGCCGCCGACATTGCCAGAGCCGCCTACTCCAAGTGCAAGCCGTTGGCGAAGGAGGCGTACGCGAGGTTCGAGGCCAAGGTGGAGCAGTGCGCGGAGACAGCATGGCAGCGGCTGTTCCCCCCAGCGCCGAAGGTAGCGTGTTGGAAGGAGAAGTACAATGAAAAAGTTGTGACGGCAGCGAAAGAGCGTTGTAGGGTTTCGGCATTGATTCCACCGGAGAGGATAGCGAGGATGCTTAGCCATGAATGA
- the LOC137812036 gene encoding monothiol glutaredoxin-S17 has translation MGGSVKDVKSKGEVDAVVAGGSPVILHFWASWCEASKHMDQLFTHLSTDFPKAHFLRVEAEEQPEISEAYSVSAVPFFVFFKDGKTFDTLEGADPSSLANKVAKIAGSINPGEAASPASLGMAAGSAVLEAVKELAKENDSSKEKNVVQPGLSGPLRKRLQQLVDSHPVFLFMKGTPEEPKCKFSRKVVDVLKEEKVKFGSFDVMSDSELREGLKKFSNWPTFPQLYCKGELLGGCDIAVAMHENGELREVFKDQGIDTTDEAKEKESGDAKGGISKSTNLSSALSSRVESLINSNAVMLFMKGKPDEPKCGFSRKVVEILQQESVPFDSFDILTDEEVRQGLKVYSNWSSYPQLYIKGDLIGGSDIVLEMQKSGELQKTLREKGIIPAETIQDRLKRLIASSPVMLFMKGTPDVPRCGFSSRVVDALRQEGLSFGFFDILSDDDVRQGLKVYSNWPTFPQLYYKSELIGGHDIVMELKNNGELKSTLSE, from the exons ATGGGTGGATCGGTGAAAGACGTGAAGTCTAAGGGGGAGGTTGATGCGGTGGTGGCTGGTGGCTCTCCGGTTATCCTCCACTTTTGGGCGTCGTGGTGCGAAGCTTCTAAGCACATGGACCAACTCTTCACTCACTTGTCCACTGATTTCCCCAAAGCCCATTTCTTAAGG GTTGAAGCCGAAGAGCAACCTGAGATATCCGAGGCTTACTCCGTCTCTGCCGTtcctttctttgtctttttcaag GATGGCAAGACCTTTGATACATTGGAGGGAGCTGATCCCTCAAGCTTAGCCAATAAGGTTGCTAAAATTGCAGGGTCAATTAACCCTGGAGAAGCTGCTTCTCCTGCGAGTCTTGGGATGGCTGCAGGATCTGCCGTTCTTGAAGCAGTGAAAGAATTAGCTAAGGAAAATGATTCTTCAAAGGAGAAAAATGTAGTTCAACCAGGGCTTAGTGGTCCCCTTAGGAAGCGATTGCAGCAGCTTGTTGATTCTCATCCTGTTTTCCTTTTCATGAAAGGAACCCCTGAAGAGCCAAAATGTAAATTTAGCAGGAAAGTTGTTGATGTGTTGAAGGAAGAAAAAGTCAAGTTTGGAAGTTTTGATGTCATGTCAGATTCAGAGCTTCGTGAAGGCTTGAAGAAGTTTTCAAATTGGCCAACATTTCCTCAGCTTTACTGTAAAGGTGAGCTTCTTGGTGGGTGTGACATAGCAGTTGCTATGCATGAGAACGGGGAGTTGCGAGAAGTTTTTAAAGATCAAGGAATTGATACCACTGATgaagcaaaagaaaaagaatcagGAGATGCCAAAGGTGGCATTTCTAAATCTACTAATTTGAGTTCAGCCTTATCCTCTCGAGTGGAAAGCCTGATAAATTCTAATGCAGTTATGCTGTTTATGAAGGGAAAACCAGATGAACCAAAGTGTGGTTTCAGCAGGAAGGTAGTTGAAATTCTCCAGCAAGAGAGTGTGCCCTTTGACAGCTTTGACATTCTTACCGATGAAGAAGTCCGTCAAGGGCTTAAGGTTTATTCAAACTGGTCCAGTTATCCTCAGCTGTATATCAAGGGAGACCTTATTGGGGGATCAGACATTGTGTTGGAGATGCAAAAAAGCGGAGAACTTCAGAAAACTTTACGTGAGAAAGGGATTATTCCTGCAGAGACCATTCAAGATCGACTGAAGAGATTGATTGCCTCATCCCCTGTGATGCTCTTCATGAAGGGTACCCCGGATGTACCAAGATGTGGGTTTAGTTCCAGAGTTGTTGATGCCCTTCGACAGGAGGGCTTGAGTTTTGGGTTTTTTGATATATTGAGTGATGACGATGTGAGACAGGGATTGAAGGTATACTCAAATTGGCCAACCTTTCCTCAGCTCTACTACAAAAGTGAGCTGATAGGTGGTCACGACATTGTGATGGAGCTGAAAAATAATGGGGAGCTGAAGTCGACTTTATCTGAGTAG